In Archocentrus centrarchus isolate MPI-CPG fArcCen1 chromosome 23, fArcCen1, whole genome shotgun sequence, the sequence gtctccctccactgccgataaaagccgctgttgccaaaaatgcaaaaaggcaCTGTGGCAAAACTGGCAGTGTATAAGTAGAAAAGAGGTTATGATTTCTAAGCAGAGTTTTCAATATTTGACCAAGGTAAACATCAGCAATTTGGGGTTATTTTTGGAATCTGACAGTCAAGCTGAATctaaaataatgattaaaaaagtgtttttctggATTTGGGTTTCACTGGCTTTTGACCCTGAAAAGGAGGACAGAACCCTGAGGTATATCATCCTTTAAAGagattttctctttctgtctttgcagGTCTTACAGGTGAATCTAGTGATGTCCATCCTGCTGTATGTCATGGTCCTAGTGTACCTCTATGGTATCCAGGCAACCAACATGGGCAGCAGTCACCAGggtcaacagcagcagcagccaagtCCCGACCCTTTGAACTCTCTCATAATCCAGCTGCTTCAGGCTGACCTAACAAGGGGAAAGACCAGAGGGAACCAGAGCCAGCAGGGGAAAAGCAGAGACACTGAGTCGCAGGACACTCTGCCTCCTCTCCTGAGTGCAAACTTTCCTCTAGAGGAGCAAAGAGATGCAGAGCAGTGGCTAGAAAGGGGTCATGGTGGTGATTTTCTGGTGGACCAGCCAGTGATGCTGTTGAACTCTGACCTCCTCAGGCAGCACAAGCGGTACAACTCGCCGCGAGTGCTGCTGAGCGACCGGCCACCACTGCAGCCACCGCCGCTATACCTCGCTGATGATTTTGTGAGCAGCGTGCCAGTCTTAGGGGCAGCAGGAAACAAGACACGAAAGAAGCGCCACACTGAGCACAAGAGCTACCGGGGGGAATATTCTGTTTGTGATAGTGAAAGCCAATGGGTGACAAATAAAACGACAGCAGTGGACGTCAACGGACAGAATGTGACCGTTCTGGCCAAGTTTAAAACCAGTGCCCCACAGGACTTCAAGCAGTACTTTTATGAGACTCACTGTCGGACATCCAAGCCTGTCAAGGAGGGCTGCAGGGGCATCGACGACAAGAACTGGAACTCACAGTGCAAGACGACGCAGACGTATGTTCGAGCACTGACGCAGTTTAAAAATGTAGTGCGCTGGAGGTGGATACGCATAAACACTTCCTGTGTTTGCGCATTGTCAAGGAAACGTCGCAGGACGTAAGGGACTTGTTTGGGCTTCTACTTACTGTATAGGATTTTACTTCCTGTTCACAGAGCTTCCCACCACAGGATTATGTGTCATGTTGGTGAAAAGCAGCAATCTGCTATAAAGTGATACTTCTACTGAAGAAACTTAGGtccatttaaataatatttcaacATTAATGTGCTGCTCCAAATCCAAACGCTGGTGTGGCACTGCTCTCATGGAGGAACTCACTTAAGAGGGGCTGGGGAGGGACGCAATAAgtgtatgagagagagaagtgtatatataaattatttaaattatatgAAATGCATGTAGTTTATACATgtttatctatctatatatGACGTATGTCtatatttgtgttatttattgAAAGAAGTCTTCTTCATAAGGataaaaatgtctataaaaaggaacaaaacaatCTAGGAACTCATTCTGAGACTGTAATATTGAGCTGGGCTGCAAAAGTGCTTCACAGTAAGACTTTACGTGTGCCTTGACCAAtgtggctgcagtgctgagcaaTAGGACGCCGTAACTCACAGACAGCACTTGCTGGAAATGGTTTGGTGggtgaaccaaaaaaaaaaatgacagaacagCAGGAACTTGTCCTGTCCTGCTGACCAATATGGAGCCCAAATTCTTAGCATTAGTGCTTTTACAAGCTATAGAAAATCATATGACCAAAACACTGATTTGTGATCATATACATTTACACTGCATTCACAATTGACACTACGTTTATGATGTAATGCACAGCAAGTCCATTCTTTCAAATGGGGAGACAATCTTGACCAATAAAAAATCTTCTTGTGGAATCTGCTGGCAGTGACTGGAGAGTCAAGAAAATACAAGTGTTTGGTTTTTCACAGACCACCTTGGCTTTGTTCACCAATTTTTACTCTCAACTGGTATCttgacctgtttttgtttcttccttttaataaaAACTTATATTTCTTAAAGTTGgaaaattttcattattaaagGCTAATTTGAAAATGGTTCCAAAGATTAGATTCCCTGGCCTATACCATAGCATGTATCTCTAATAACAAATACAGCCCCTTCCAAAACAAGCTGCAGACTAACAGAGCTAATACCTATAATTTGCCAAATAAGCAGACCTTCAACTGACTTCTATTCTGTTATGAAAAGGAGTTTATTTATTAGCATCTAGCCATTAGATGTAAGCTTTGATCTCTAAAtagtgataaataaaaaaaaaagatttattacgTTTTAAGTGTTCTAGTGATTCAGTTCACTTTACAATGCTAATAATCTCATGACAGTTGTCATCCTAAGGCGCTGCAATATTAAAGAGAGATCAGATGACTGAGTTTGGTGACTGTGGGGAGGAAGATATCCCTcctaacaggaagagacctttGGCAGTaccagagtcagagaggctgagaggagagagaagacagaaaaaaaaaacaaaaaaaaacaacagtttttgtattttacatt encodes:
- the ntf3 gene encoding neurotrophin-3, with translation MVTFITVLQVNLVMSILLYVMVLVYLYGIQATNMGSSHQGQQQQQPSPDPLNSLIIQLLQADLTRGKTRGNQSQQGKSRDTESQDTLPPLLSANFPLEEQRDAEQWLERGHGGDFLVDQPVMLLNSDLLRQHKRYNSPRVLLSDRPPLQPPPLYLADDFVSSVPVLGAAGNKTRKKRHTEHKSYRGEYSVCDSESQWVTNKTTAVDVNGQNVTVLAKFKTSAPQDFKQYFYETHCRTSKPVKEGCRGIDDKNWNSQCKTTQTYVRALTQFKNVVRWRWIRINTSCVCALSRKRRRT